The Streptomyces tendae genome has a window encoding:
- the prfA gene encoding peptide chain release factor 1 has product MFEAVEELVAEHADLEKKLADPSVHADQANARKLNKRYAELTPIVATYRSWKQHGDDIETARELGADDPEFAAEVKDLEARREELTEKLRLLLVPRDPSDDKDVILEIKAGAGGDESALFAGDLLRMYLRYAERVGWKTEIIDATESELGGYKDVQVAVKSRGQIEPGQGVWARLKYEGGVHRVQRVPATESQGRIHTSAAGVLVTPEAEEVDVEINPNDLRIDVYRSSGPGGQSVNTTDSAVRITHLPTGVVASCQNEKSQLQNKEQALRILRSRLLAMAQEEAEREAADARRSQVRTVDRSEKIRTYNFPENRISDHRVGFKAYNLDQVLDGDLAAVIQACVDADSAAKLAAA; this is encoded by the coding sequence ATGTTCGAGGCCGTCGAGGAACTCGTCGCCGAGCACGCCGACCTGGAGAAGAAGCTCGCCGACCCGTCGGTCCACGCCGATCAGGCCAACGCGCGCAAGCTGAACAAGCGCTACGCCGAGCTCACCCCGATCGTCGCCACGTACCGCTCCTGGAAGCAGCACGGCGACGACATCGAGACCGCGCGCGAACTGGGCGCCGACGACCCGGAGTTCGCCGCCGAGGTCAAGGACCTGGAGGCGCGGCGCGAGGAGCTCACCGAGAAGCTGCGGCTGCTGCTGGTCCCGCGCGACCCCAGCGACGACAAGGACGTCATCCTCGAGATCAAGGCGGGCGCGGGCGGCGACGAGTCCGCCCTGTTCGCCGGCGACCTGCTGCGCATGTACCTGCGCTACGCCGAGCGCGTCGGCTGGAAGACCGAGATCATCGACGCCACCGAGTCCGAGCTGGGCGGGTACAAGGACGTCCAGGTCGCCGTGAAGTCCCGCGGACAGATCGAGCCCGGCCAGGGCGTGTGGGCCCGGCTGAAGTACGAGGGCGGGGTGCACCGCGTGCAGCGCGTGCCCGCCACCGAGTCGCAGGGCCGCATCCACACCTCGGCCGCCGGCGTCCTGGTGACCCCCGAGGCGGAGGAGGTCGACGTCGAGATCAACCCGAACGACCTGCGCATCGACGTCTACCGCTCCTCCGGCCCGGGCGGGCAGTCGGTCAACACCACCGACTCCGCCGTGCGCATCACGCACCTGCCGACCGGTGTCGTCGCCTCCTGCCAGAACGAGAAGAGCCAGTTGCAGAACAAGGAGCAGGCACTGCGTATCCTGCGCTCCAGGCTCCTCGCCATGGCGCAGGAGGAGGCGGAGCGGGAGGCCGCCGACGCCCGCCGCAGCCAGGTCCGCACCGTCGACCGCTCCGAGAAGATCCGCACGTACAACTTCCCGGAGAACCGCATCTCGGATCACCGCGTCGGCTTCAAGGCGTACAACCTGGACCAGGTCCTGGACGGCGACCTGGCCGCGGTGATCCAGGCCTGCGTCGACGCGGACTCGGCCGCCAAGCTCGCCGCCGCGTAA
- the thrC gene encoding threonine synthase, producing MTHQWRGIIEEYRDRLPVSDTTPVVTLREGGTPLVPAQVLSERTGCEVHLKVEGANPTGSFKDRGMTMAISRAKEEGAKAVICASTGNTSASAAAYGVRAGMVSAVLVPQGKIALGKMGQALVHGAKILQVDGNFDDCLTLARALSDNYPVALVNSVNPVRIEGQKTAAFEIVDMLGDAPDIHVLPVGNAGNITAYWKGYKEYAADGVSTRTPRMWGYQASGSAPIVRGEVVKDPSTIATAIRIGNPASWDFALAARDESGGHIEEVTDREILRAYRLLASQEGVFVEPASAASVAGLLKAAEQGKVDPGQKIVCTVTGNGLKDPDWAVAGAPQPVTVPVDAATAAQRLGLA from the coding sequence ATGACCCACCAGTGGCGCGGAATCATCGAGGAGTACCGGGACCGGCTGCCGGTGTCGGACACCACGCCGGTCGTGACGCTCCGTGAGGGCGGTACGCCGCTCGTGCCCGCGCAGGTGCTCTCCGAGCGCACCGGCTGCGAGGTCCACCTCAAGGTCGAGGGCGCGAACCCGACCGGGTCCTTCAAGGACCGCGGCATGACCATGGCCATCTCCCGGGCGAAGGAGGAGGGCGCCAAGGCGGTCATCTGCGCCTCCACCGGCAACACCTCCGCCTCCGCCGCCGCGTACGGCGTGCGCGCCGGCATGGTCTCCGCCGTGCTGGTGCCGCAGGGCAAGATCGCTCTGGGCAAGATGGGCCAGGCCCTGGTGCACGGCGCGAAGATCCTCCAGGTCGACGGCAACTTCGACGACTGCCTCACGCTGGCCCGCGCGCTGAGCGACAACTACCCGGTGGCGCTGGTCAATTCGGTCAATCCGGTGCGCATCGAGGGGCAGAAGACCGCCGCCTTCGAGATCGTGGACATGCTGGGCGACGCCCCCGACATCCACGTCCTGCCGGTGGGCAACGCGGGCAACATCACCGCGTACTGGAAGGGCTACAAGGAGTACGCCGCCGACGGCGTCAGCACCCGTACCCCGCGCATGTGGGGCTACCAGGCCTCCGGCAGTGCGCCGATCGTGCGCGGCGAGGTGGTCAAGGACCCGTCGACCATCGCCACCGCCATCCGCATCGGAAACCCCGCCTCGTGGGACTTCGCGCTCGCCGCGCGGGACGAGTCGGGCGGCCACATCGAGGAGGTGACGGACCGTGAGATCCTGCGCGCCTACCGGCTGCTGGCCTCCCAGGAGGGCGTCTTCGTGGAGCCCGCGTCCGCCGCGTCGGTGGCCGGTCTGCTGAAGGCGGCCGAGCAGGGCAAGGTCGATCCCGGACAGAAGATCGTCTGCACCGTCACCGGCAACGGTCTGAAGGACCCCGACTGGGCCGTCGCCGGCGCCCCGCAGCCGGTCACCGTCCCCGTCGACGCGGCCACCGCCGCCCAGCGGCTCGGTCTCGCCTGA
- a CDS encoding homoserine dehydrogenase, with protein sequence MMRTRPLKVALLGCGVVGSEVARIMTTHADDLAARIGAPVELAGVAVRRPDKVREGIDPSLVTTDATALVKRGDLDIVVEVIGGIEPARTLISTAFEHGASVVSANKALLAQDGAALHAAAEEHGKDLYYEAAVAGAIPLIRPLRESLAGDKVNRVLGIVNGTTNFILDKMDSTGAGYQEALDEATALGYAEADPTADVEGFDAAAKAAILAGIAFHTRVRLDDVHREGMTEVTAADFASAKEMGCTIKLLAICERAGDGASVTARVHPAMIPLSHPLASVRGAYNAVFVESDASGRLMFYGPGAGGAPTASAVLGDLVAVARNRINGTTGPGESAYAALPVSPMGEVVTRYHISLDVADKPGVLAQVATVFAEHGVSIDTVRQQGKDGEASLVVVTHRASDAALGGTVEALRKLDTVRGVASIMRVEGE encoded by the coding sequence ATGATGCGTACGCGTCCGCTGAAGGTGGCGCTGCTGGGCTGTGGAGTGGTCGGCTCAGAGGTGGCGCGCATCATGACGACGCACGCCGACGACCTCGCCGCCCGTATCGGGGCCCCGGTGGAGCTCGCCGGGGTCGCCGTACGGCGCCCGGACAAGGTGCGCGAGGGCATCGACCCCTCCCTGGTCACCACCGACGCCACCGCCCTGGTCAAACGCGGCGACCTGGACATCGTCGTGGAGGTCATCGGCGGCATCGAGCCCGCCCGGACCCTCATCAGCACCGCCTTCGAGCACGGCGCCTCCGTCGTCTCCGCCAACAAGGCCCTCCTCGCCCAGGACGGCGCCGCGCTGCACGCCGCCGCCGAGGAGCACGGCAAGGACCTCTACTACGAGGCCGCCGTGGCCGGCGCCATCCCGCTGATCCGCCCGCTGCGTGAGTCCCTCGCCGGTGACAAGGTCAACCGGGTGCTCGGCATCGTCAACGGCACCACCAACTTCATCCTCGACAAGATGGACTCCACCGGCGCCGGCTACCAGGAGGCCCTGGACGAGGCCACCGCGCTCGGGTACGCCGAGGCCGACCCGACCGCCGACGTCGAGGGGTTCGACGCCGCCGCCAAGGCCGCCATCCTCGCCGGGATCGCCTTCCACACCCGTGTGCGCCTCGACGATGTCCACCGCGAGGGCATGACCGAGGTCACCGCCGCCGACTTCGCCTCCGCCAAGGAGATGGGCTGCACCATCAAGCTGCTCGCCATCTGCGAGCGGGCCGGGGACGGGGCGTCCGTCACCGCGCGCGTGCACCCGGCGATGATCCCGCTCAGCCACCCGCTGGCCTCCGTGCGGGGCGCCTACAACGCCGTGTTCGTCGAGTCGGACGCCTCCGGCCGGCTGATGTTCTACGGTCCCGGCGCGGGCGGCGCGCCGACCGCCTCCGCGGTGCTCGGCGACCTGGTCGCCGTCGCCCGCAACCGGATCAACGGGACCACCGGTCCCGGCGAGTCCGCGTACGCGGCGCTGCCCGTCTCGCCGATGGGCGAGGTCGTCACGCGCTACCACATCAGCCTGGACGTGGCCGACAAACCGGGTGTTCTCGCCCAGGTCGCCACCGTGTTCGCGGAGCACGGTGTCTCGATCGACACGGTCCGCCAGCAAGGCAAGGACGGGGAGGCGTCGCTCGTCGTCGTCACCCACCGTGCGTCCGACGCGGCCCTCGGCGGGACCGTGGAGGCGTTGCGCAAGCTCGACACCGTGCGTGGTGTCGCCAGCATCATGCGGGTTGAAGGAGAGTAA
- a CDS encoding protein-tyrosine-phosphatase: protein MTAPEAGRGIGNGESDAEVTTTFGFPRDSFRILHVSTGNVCRSPITERLTRHFVHQRLGVLGGGLIVESAGTWGHEGAPMEAHAETVLGEYGADASGFTGRELLDEHVIRADLVLTATRDHRAQVISMGHSAGLRTFTLKEFTRLVDAIDPATLPPLEDGLVMRARALVRAAAALRGWLLAPTAEADEVHDPYGAPLSFFRSIGDEIHQALDPVVTALTGVPART, encoded by the coding sequence TTGACGGCCCCTGAGGCGGGGCGTGGCATAGGCAACGGGGAATCCGACGCGGAGGTGACGACGACCTTCGGGTTTCCGCGCGACAGCTTCCGCATCCTCCACGTCAGCACCGGAAACGTGTGCCGCTCGCCCATCACGGAGCGGCTGACCCGGCATTTCGTGCACCAGCGCCTCGGCGTCCTGGGCGGCGGGCTGATCGTCGAGAGCGCCGGCACCTGGGGGCACGAGGGCGCGCCGATGGAGGCACACGCGGAGACGGTGCTGGGGGAGTACGGCGCGGACGCCTCCGGCTTCACGGGCCGGGAACTGCTCGACGAGCACGTCATCCGCGCCGATCTCGTGCTGACCGCGACCCGCGACCACCGCGCCCAGGTCATCTCCATGGGCCACTCGGCGGGGCTGCGCACCTTCACGCTGAAGGAGTTCACCCGCCTGGTCGACGCGATCGACCCGGCGACCCTGCCGCCCCTGGAGGACGGGCTGGTCATGCGCGCCCGCGCCCTGGTCCGTGCCGCCGCCGCCCTGCGCGGCTGGCTCCTGGCGCCCACCGCCGAGGCGGACGAGGTCCACGACCCGTACGGCGCCCCGCTGTCCTTCTTCCGCTCCATCGGCGACGAGATACACCAGGCGCTGGACCCGGTGGTGACGGCGCTGACCGGAGTGCCGGCGCGGACCTGA
- the rho gene encoding transcription termination factor Rho: protein MSDTTDLMGARVEETAAAPATDASAPATGAGSRRRRGTGLEGMVLAELQQVASGLGIRGTARMRKSQLIEVIKEAQAAGSGAPSADAPAKAEAAGETKPKRRATSRTRTGDTAEKAEKAGKKAEAKDEQAPADKAAAQQQIEIPGQPSPKASDTEQAAESAPAERRRRRATAEAGAPAAAAETITAEAKTETKNDNPAQQQGEGKSDHDGGEGRRRDRRDRDRGRDRGDRGDRGDRGDRGDRGDRRGKGDDQQQSQGGGRQQNQQGGGNRQDDGYDDDGSGRRGRRGRYRDRRGRRGRDEVQEPQINEDDVLIPVAGILDILDNYAFIRTSGYLPGPNDVYVSLAQVRKNGLRKGDHVTGAVRQPKDGERREKFNALVRLDSVNGMAPEHGRGRPEFNKLTPLYPQDRLRLETDPGVLTTRIIDLVSPIGKGQRGLIVAPPKTGKTMIMQAVANAITHNNPECHLMVVLVDERPEEVTDMQRSVKGEVISSTFDRPAEDHTTVAELAIERAKRLVELGHDVVVLLDSITRLGRAYNLAAPASGRILSGGVDSTALYPPKRFFGAARNIEDGGSLTILATALVDTGSRMDEVIFEEFKGTGNMELKLDRKLADKRIFPAVDVDASGTRKEEILLGNEELAVVWKLRRVLHALDQQQAIELLLDKMKQTKSNVEFLMQIQKTTPAPGNGD, encoded by the coding sequence GTGAGCGACACCACCGATCTGATGGGCGCACGTGTCGAGGAGACCGCTGCCGCGCCCGCCACGGACGCTTCCGCGCCTGCCACCGGTGCCGGCTCCCGGCGGCGCCGCGGTACCGGCCTCGAGGGCATGGTGCTGGCCGAGCTGCAGCAGGTCGCATCCGGCCTCGGTATCAGGGGCACCGCGCGCATGCGCAAGAGCCAGCTGATCGAGGTCATCAAGGAGGCGCAGGCCGCCGGTTCGGGCGCCCCCTCCGCGGACGCCCCGGCCAAGGCCGAGGCCGCCGGCGAGACCAAGCCCAAGCGCCGCGCCACCTCCCGCACCCGCACGGGTGACACGGCCGAGAAGGCGGAGAAGGCCGGCAAGAAGGCCGAGGCCAAGGACGAGCAGGCGCCCGCCGACAAGGCCGCGGCGCAGCAGCAGATCGAGATCCCCGGCCAGCCCTCGCCGAAGGCCTCCGACACCGAGCAGGCCGCCGAGAGCGCCCCCGCCGAGCGCCGCCGCCGTCGCGCCACCGCCGAGGCCGGCGCCCCGGCCGCCGCGGCCGAGACGATCACGGCCGAGGCGAAGACCGAGACCAAGAACGACAACCCGGCGCAGCAGCAGGGTGAGGGCAAGTCCGACCACGACGGCGGCGAGGGCCGCCGCCGCGACCGGCGCGACCGTGACCGCGGCCGCGACCGCGGCGACCGTGGTGACCGCGGCGACCGAGGTGACCGCGGCGACCGTGGTGACCGCCGGGGCAAGGGCGACGACCAGCAGCAGAGCCAGGGCGGCGGCCGTCAGCAGAACCAGCAGGGTGGCGGGAACCGTCAGGACGACGGGTACGACGACGACGGTAGCGGCCGCCGTGGCCGTCGCGGCCGCTACCGCGACCGCCGTGGCCGCCGTGGCCGCGACGAGGTGCAGGAACCGCAGATCAACGAGGACGACGTCCTCATCCCGGTCGCGGGCATCCTGGACATCCTCGACAACTACGCCTTCATCCGGACCTCCGGCTACCTGCCCGGCCCGAACGACGTGTACGTCTCCCTCGCCCAGGTCCGCAAGAACGGCCTCCGCAAGGGCGACCACGTCACCGGTGCGGTCCGCCAGCCCAAGGACGGCGAGCGGCGCGAGAAGTTCAACGCGCTGGTCCGCCTGGACTCCGTCAACGGCATGGCGCCCGAACACGGCCGCGGCCGCCCGGAGTTCAACAAGCTGACCCCGCTGTACCCGCAGGACCGGCTGCGCCTGGAGACCGACCCGGGCGTACTGACCACGCGGATCATCGACCTCGTGTCGCCGATCGGCAAGGGCCAGCGCGGTCTGATCGTGGCCCCGCCGAAGACCGGCAAGACCATGATCATGCAGGCGGTCGCCAACGCGATCACCCACAACAACCCCGAGTGCCACCTGATGGTCGTCCTCGTCGACGAGCGTCCGGAAGAGGTCACCGACATGCAGCGGTCGGTGAAGGGCGAGGTCATCTCCTCGACCTTCGACCGTCCGGCCGAGGACCACACCACGGTCGCCGAGCTCGCCATCGAGCGCGCCAAGCGCCTGGTGGAGCTGGGTCACGACGTCGTCGTGCTGCTCGACTCGATCACGCGTCTGGGCCGTGCGTACAACCTCGCCGCCCCGGCCTCCGGCCGCATCCTGTCCGGTGGTGTCGACTCGACCGCCCTGTACCCGCCGAAGCGCTTCTTCGGTGCGGCCCGCAACATCGAGGACGGCGGATCGCTGACCATCCTCGCCACCGCCCTGGTGGACACCGGGTCCCGCATGGACGAGGTGATCTTCGAGGAGTTCAAGGGCACCGGCAACATGGAGCTCAAGCTCGACCGGAAGCTCGCCGACAAGCGCATCTTCCCCGCGGTGGACGTCGACGCGTCCGGCACCCGTAAGGAAGAGATCCTGCTCGGCAACGAGGAGCTGGCGGTCGTCTGGAAGCTGCGCCGCGTGCTGCACGCGCTGGACCAGCAGCAGGCGATCGAGCTGCTCCTCGACAAGATGAAGCAGACCAAGTCGAACGTCGAGTTCCTGATGCAGATCCAGAAGACGACGCCGGCGCCGGGCAACGGCGACTGA
- a CDS encoding L-threonylcarbamoyladenylate synthase → MARRYDTNDATDRTTGLREAASAVRRGELVVLPTDTVYGIGADAFSSEAVGDLLQAKGRGRHMPSPVLIGSPNTLHGLVTDFSEMAWELVDAFWPGALTLVARHQPSLQWDLGDTRGTVAVRMPLHPVAIELLTEVGPMAVSSANLTGHPAPENCDAAQEMLGDSVSVYLDGGPTPGNVPSSIVDVTRPVPVLLREGALSPDELRKVVPDLEVAN, encoded by the coding sequence ATGGCTCGGCGATACGACACCAACGACGCGACCGACCGCACGACCGGTCTGCGCGAGGCCGCGTCAGCCGTGCGCCGGGGCGAGCTCGTGGTGCTGCCGACCGACACGGTGTACGGCATCGGCGCCGACGCGTTCAGCTCCGAGGCCGTCGGCGACCTGCTGCAGGCCAAGGGCCGCGGCCGCCACATGCCCAGCCCCGTCCTCATCGGCTCCCCGAACACCCTGCACGGCCTGGTCACCGACTTCTCGGAGATGGCCTGGGAACTGGTCGACGCGTTCTGGCCGGGCGCGCTGACGCTGGTCGCCCGCCACCAGCCGTCGCTCCAGTGGGACCTCGGCGACACCCGCGGCACCGTCGCCGTGCGCATGCCGCTGCACCCCGTGGCCATCGAACTGCTCACCGAGGTCGGCCCGATGGCCGTCTCCTCCGCCAACCTCACCGGCCACCCGGCGCCGGAGAACTGCGACGCCGCGCAGGAGATGCTCGGCGACTCGGTCTCCGTCTACCTGGACGGCGGGCCCACCCCGGGCAACGTGCCGTCGTCCATCGTCGACGTCACCCGGCCGGTGCCGGTGCTGCTGCGCGAGGGCGCCCTCTCGCCCGACGAACTGCGCAAGGTGGTACCCGACCTCGAGGTGGCGAATTGA
- the rpmE gene encoding 50S ribosomal protein L31, producing the protein MKRDIHPEYVETQVSCTCGASFTTRSTITGGNIRAEVCSECHPFYTGKQKILDTGGRVARFEARFGKAAGSKK; encoded by the coding sequence TTGAAGCGCGACATCCACCCCGAGTACGTCGAGACGCAGGTCAGCTGCACCTGTGGCGCGTCGTTCACCACCCGCAGCACGATCACCGGCGGCAACATCCGCGCCGAGGTCTGCTCCGAGTGCCACCCGTTCTACACGGGCAAGCAGAAGATCCTCGACACCGGTGGCCGTGTGGCCCGCTTCGAGGCCCGCTTCGGCAAGGCCGCCGGCTCCAAGAAGTAG
- the prmC gene encoding peptide chain release factor N(5)-glutamine methyltransferase, whose product MNLLLAEVAQATQRLADAGVPSPRTDAEELAAFVHGVKRGELHTVKDADFDARYWEVIARREAREPLQHITGRAYFRYLELQVGPGVFVPRPETESVVGWAIDAVRAMDVVEPCIVDLCTGSGAIALALAQEVPRSRVYAVELSEDALRWTRRNMEGSRVELRQGDALTAFPDLDGQVDLVVSNPPYIPLTEWEYVAPEARDYDPELALFSGEDGLELIRGLERTAHRLLRPGGVVVVEHADTQGGQVPWIFAEDRGWTDAADHPDLNNRPRFATARKALP is encoded by the coding sequence GTGAACCTGCTGCTCGCCGAGGTGGCCCAGGCCACCCAGCGGCTCGCCGACGCGGGCGTGCCCTCGCCGCGCACCGACGCGGAGGAGCTCGCCGCGTTCGTGCACGGCGTCAAGCGCGGCGAGCTGCACACGGTGAAGGACGCCGACTTCGACGCCCGGTACTGGGAGGTCATCGCCCGCCGTGAGGCCCGCGAGCCGCTCCAGCACATCACCGGCCGGGCGTACTTCCGCTACCTGGAGCTCCAGGTCGGCCCCGGGGTGTTCGTGCCCCGCCCGGAGACCGAGTCGGTGGTCGGGTGGGCCATAGACGCCGTGCGCGCGATGGACGTCGTCGAGCCGTGCATCGTCGACCTGTGCACCGGCTCCGGCGCGATCGCGCTCGCCCTGGCGCAGGAGGTGCCCCGGTCCCGTGTGTACGCCGTGGAGCTGTCCGAGGACGCCCTCAGGTGGACCCGCAGGAACATGGAGGGGTCCAGGGTCGAACTGCGCCAGGGCGACGCCCTGACGGCCTTCCCCGACCTCGACGGCCAGGTCGACCTGGTGGTCTCCAACCCGCCGTACATCCCCCTCACCGAGTGGGAGTACGTCGCCCCGGAGGCCCGCGACTACGACCCCGAGCTCGCGCTGTTCTCCGGTGAGGACGGCCTGGAGCTGATCCGCGGCCTGGAGCGCACCGCGCACCGGCTGCTGCGTCCCGGCGGGGTCGTCGTCGTCGAGCACGCCGACACCCAGGGCGGCCAGGTGCCGTGGATCTTCGCCGAGGACCGCGGCTGGACCGACGCGGCCGACCACCCCGACCTCAACAACCGCCCCCGGTTCGCCACCGCACGCAAGGCGCTGCCGTGA
- a CDS encoding trypsin-like serine protease, protein MDTPMSGPGRRRRRFAVVAAGAAAAVGAALLSAPAAQAAPAPPRPTVAPAMESPSQAELVRRIVGSMAADEAARAKDKASLSTSGKTGSGIDAKIIGGTTTTIASAPWMAQLHYYDPVADEGFFCGGVVVAPTKILTAAHCVKGYNWYLNGAVVTGATQLPSADGDLHGGTATAVWRQWHNPAYNEAAIDNDIAVLTLPVPVKATPLRMTTAGDTASYAPGTNARVYGWGRTTSTNNEISEYLKTATLPIQSDATCAGAWGSDYVRGHMVCAGTPATGSDAGTTTACNGDSGGPLVVNNRIVGVVSWGVEDCVAKGAYGVFTKVASYVGVTYPRVDDTDINGDHRADLWARKKSTGIGYSRNSLGSKFAAQEEWGDWRGVNVVLQTDLDRDGYQDLVYRATDGSLYWAHYVISSNSWATKRLSTGWKTVRQIVTPGDVTGDYLPDLVIVDSAGVLWTYPGKGNGTFSARLKTGTGWAGFDVLRGHGDFTGDGRTDLVARVRSTGDLYLYKGTGKAGSGSFTGRTKLATWKSTTYNAIVTVGDVSGDGRADLLARTPSGTLYVYRGTGRNTAPFFSARVSMGTGYQSYDLLG, encoded by the coding sequence ATGGACACACCCATGTCCGGACCCGGCCGTCGCAGACGCCGGTTCGCCGTCGTCGCGGCCGGTGCCGCCGCGGCCGTCGGCGCGGCGCTGCTGTCGGCGCCGGCCGCCCAGGCCGCACCCGCGCCGCCGCGGCCGACGGTCGCTCCGGCGATGGAGTCGCCGTCCCAGGCCGAACTGGTCCGCCGCATCGTGGGTTCGATGGCGGCGGACGAGGCCGCGCGCGCGAAGGACAAGGCGTCGCTCAGCACGAGCGGCAAGACCGGGTCCGGCATCGACGCGAAGATCATCGGTGGCACCACCACCACGATCGCCTCCGCGCCCTGGATGGCGCAGCTGCACTACTACGACCCGGTCGCCGACGAGGGCTTCTTCTGCGGCGGCGTCGTCGTCGCGCCGACGAAGATCCTCACCGCCGCGCACTGCGTCAAGGGCTACAACTGGTACCTGAACGGCGCCGTCGTCACGGGAGCCACCCAGCTGCCGTCCGCCGACGGCGACCTGCACGGCGGCACCGCGACCGCCGTCTGGCGCCAGTGGCACAACCCGGCGTACAACGAGGCCGCCATCGACAACGACATCGCGGTGCTCACGCTGCCGGTGCCGGTGAAGGCGACCCCGCTGCGCATGACCACGGCGGGCGACACGGCCTCGTACGCGCCCGGGACCAACGCCCGGGTCTACGGCTGGGGGCGCACCACCTCCACCAACAACGAGATCTCCGAGTACCTGAAGACGGCGACGCTGCCCATCCAGTCCGACGCCACGTGCGCCGGCGCCTGGGGCAGCGACTACGTCCGCGGGCACATGGTCTGCGCGGGCACGCCCGCCACCGGCAGCGACGCCGGCACCACCACCGCCTGCAACGGCGACTCCGGTGGGCCGCTGGTGGTCAACAACCGGATCGTGGGCGTCGTCTCCTGGGGCGTCGAGGACTGCGTGGCGAAGGGCGCCTACGGCGTCTTCACCAAGGTGGCGAGCTACGTCGGCGTCACCTACCCGCGCGTCGACGACACCGACATCAACGGCGACCACCGCGCCGACCTGTGGGCCCGCAAGAAGTCCACGGGTATCGGCTACTCCCGCAACTCGCTGGGCTCGAAGTTCGCCGCCCAGGAGGAGTGGGGCGACTGGAGGGGCGTCAACGTCGTCCTCCAGACCGACCTCGACCGCGACGGCTACCAGGACCTCGTCTACCGCGCCACCGACGGGAGCCTGTACTGGGCGCACTACGTCATCTCCAGCAACAGCTGGGCCACCAAGCGGCTCAGCACCGGCTGGAAGACCGTCCGCCAGATCGTCACCCCCGGTGACGTGACCGGCGACTACCTGCCCGACCTGGTGATCGTGGACTCCGCGGGCGTGCTGTGGACGTACCCGGGCAAGGGCAACGGCACCTTCTCGGCCCGTCTGAAGACGGGCACGGGCTGGGCCGGGTTCGACGTCCTGCGCGGTCACGGTGACTTCACCGGCGACGGCCGTACCGACCTGGTGGCCCGTGTCCGCAGCACCGGCGACCTGTACCTGTACAAGGGCACCGGCAAGGCCGGATCGGGCTCCTTCACCGGCCGGACCAAGCTGGCCACGTGGAAGAGCACCACGTACAACGCGATCGTCACGGTCGGCGACGTCAGCGGCGACGGCAGGGCGGACCTGCTGGCCCGCACGCCGAGCGGCACGCTGTACGTGTACCGGGGCACCGGCCGCAACACCGCGCCGTTCTTCTCGGCGCGGGTCTCCATGGGCACCGGCTACCAGAGTTACGACCTGCTGGGCTGA